In Cryptomeria japonica chromosome 10, Sugi_1.0, whole genome shotgun sequence, a genomic segment contains:
- the LOC131040803 gene encoding glucan endo-1,3-beta-glucosidase, acidic-like, giving the protein MPMSVLSNSYPPSAGTFSPNIIPIISPILNFLSQTKSPFLAHVYPYFAYISDPKDISLAYALFQMETPNDVGYKNLFDASVDALIYAMEALGHSDIPIVIAESGWPSDGNPNGGANISNAQTYNNNFIKHVLSGEGTPRRPNQAIEAFVFAMFNEDLKPGDLIEKHFGLFQPTKEPVYPVNFKG; this is encoded by the coding sequence ATGCCCATGTCTGTACTCAGCAATTCTTATCCTCCATCTGCAGGAACTTTCAGCCCTAATATCATCCCAATCATTAGTCCCATCCTGAACTTCCTTTCACAGACAAAATCCCCATTCCTGGCACATGTATACCCCTATTTTGCCTACATCTCTGATCCCAAAGACATTTCTCTGGCTTATGCACTGTTCCAAATGGAGACTCCCAATGATGTGGGGTACAAGAACTTATTTGATGCAAGTGTAGATGCCCTCATTTATGCCATGGAAGCTTTGGGCCATTCAGACATTCCCATTGTTATTGCTGAAAGTGGGTGGCCTTCTGATGGGAATCCAAATGGTGGTGCAAATATATCCAATGCCCAGACTTACAACAATAACTTTATCAAGCATGTTTTGTCTGGGGAGGGGACTCCCAGGAGGCCTAACCAAGCCATTGAGGCTTTTGTGTTTGCCATGTTTAATGAAGATCTGAAGCCTGGAGACCTTATTGAGAAGCATTTTGGGCTCTTTCAGCCTACTAAAGAACCAGTTTACCCTGTCAACTTTAAAGGTTAA